Proteins encoded by one window of Microplitis mediator isolate UGA2020A chromosome 1, iyMicMedi2.1, whole genome shotgun sequence:
- the LOC130668031 gene encoding uncharacterized protein LOC130668031, giving the protein MFEPTDKEEIKKWVEENIIDKVVLKLNKKSSNVSLKISFPEKNFLLSSIIFAELKFSNNLNPSENEEDTVNLVIKRPSLLELSNNILHLDALFHNEILFYEKFLKNEFINKNEFPRCFYTAEDKSDFARTVIVMEHIEYMGYEVYSKSSDVPFEYIISAMQAIGRFHAMGYVMKINKPSDFMEIVNDLKEYRFFPEEMFGKFINLVSVRPVEWLKKKNYDPIFIDKMEKFLTNAFENVMFDAVKPIEPLAVLCHGDFTKNNIFFRNTNRGLESMLIDFAMLRYSPPSIDISTFLYLHCSREDRNKRFTDIFKAYHDAIINYLQENGIKSLENYSYINFLNDYKRHAMFGYIIAIFFLPVIRGSSSLSAEEAKNFDAEKMSQTIKEVGGDVFSEELANVLLDIRECGYLDHVLKV; this is encoded by the coding sequence atgtttgaGCCAACTGacaaagaagaaataaaaaaatgggtAGAAGAAAATATCATAGACAAAGTTGTACTGaagctaaataaaaaatcgtctAATGTGtccttaaaaatttcatttccggaaaaaaattttttgttgtcaaGCATAATATTTGCTGAACTAAAGttcagtaataatttaaatccatCTGAAAATGAAGAGGACACTGTTAATTTAGTGATTAAAAGACCATCACTTTTGGAACtgtccaataatattttacatttgGACGCTTTATTTCACaacgaaattttgttttatgaaaagtttttaaaaaacgaattcatcaACAAAAATGAGTTTCCACGTTGCTTTTACACAGCTGAAGATAAAAGTGATTTTGCACGTACAGTCATTGTTATGGAACACATCGAATACATGGGTTACGAAGTGTATTCTAAAAGTAGTGACGTGCCTTTTGAATATATTATATCAGCAATGCAAGCAATCGGTCGTTTTCATGCAATGGGTTatgtaatgaaaattaataaaccatCAGATTTTATGGAAATAGTTAATGATCTTAAGGAGTACCGTTTTTTTCCTGAAGAAATGTTCggtaagtttataaatttggtTTCAGTAAGACCTGTTGagtggttgaaaaaaaaaaattatgaccctatttttatcgataaaatggaaaaatttcttaccaaTGCATTCGAGAATGTAATGTTTGATGCCGTTAAACCAATAGAACCACTGGCAGTGCTTTGTCACGGTGATTTtacaaaaaacaatattttttttcgtaatacAAATCGTGGTTTAGAAAGTATGTTAATTGATTTCGCAATGTTACGTTATTCACCACCAAGTATCgatatttcaacttttttgtaCTTGCATTGTTCGAGGGAAGACAGAAACAAAAGATTCACAGATATATTCAAGGCATACCATGAtgcgataattaattacttgcaAGAAAATGGAATTAAAAGTCTGGAAAACTAttcgtatataaattttttgaacgatTATAAACGTCATGCGATGTTTGGTTACATTATtgcaatatttttcttaccgGTAATACGAGGATCGTCATCTTTGTCAGCGGAAGAAGCTAAAAATTTCGATGCCGAAAAAATGTCTCAAACGATTAAAGAAGTGGGTGGTGATGTTTTCTCTGAAGAATTGGCAAATGTTTTGTTAGATATACGAGAATGTGGTTATTTAGACCACGTACTGAAAGTTTAG
- the LOC130672187 gene encoding uncharacterized protein LOC130672187, which produces MCSTVSLLKRFTTEILPKVLEILNKENYKVKCVEPSINDTFSLSSVHFIDITFTNNEKLNLVIKIPPNSSDLLTQFDLNQLFRNEIIFYDNFSNNVVVPKFFYGLAAEDISKNVIVLENVTKRGFKMCLTEYNMPFHYVINAVRELGRFHAVHYVFKERNPDKFKKIICDIKESWFIEGNWLADKIKIVGNRPVEWLRKINYDSNFCNKMDYHLSDAFNMIILDAIKPVEPLAVLCHGDFTRSNMLFRELSFADDGNDSGVDNGDEEEKKRLEVMLRDFGMIRYASPSIDLSTLLYLNCTSEDRKNRFDKIFLAYHDALLDYLTKAELIDLSRYSFEKMLEDYKRRAAYGFIVALYFLPVLYGFGDDPDKNNDTTASTIATASSKDNKDLTTITWAGGDAMSAMFADMLLELKDTGCLNHIIL; this is translated from the exons atgtgttcaACAGTAAGTTTACTAAAACGGTTCACTACAGAAATACTACCAAAAGTACTTGAAATATTGAACAAAGAAAACTATAAAGTAAAATGCGTGGAACCATCAATTAACGATACATTTTCATTATCAAGTGTACATTTTATTGACATAACTTTCACAAACAACGAAAAACTTAATTTAGTGATTAAAATACCTCCAAATTCATCAGATCTTTTGACGCAGTTTGATCTGAACCAACTTTTCcgcaatgaaataattttttatgataatttttcaaacaatgtTGTGGTTCCAAAATTCTTTTATGGCTTGGCAGCAGAAGAcataagtaaaaatgttattgtCTTAGAAAATGTAACAAAAAGAGGTTTCAAAATGTGTCTCACCGAGTATAATATGCCTTTTCATTATGTGATAAATGCTGTACGCGAACTTGGAAGATTTCATGCAGTGCATTATGTATTCAAGGAACGTAAtccagataaatttaaaaaaattatttgtgatATTAAAGAAAGTTGGTTTATAGAAGGTAATTGGTTagcagataaaataaaaatagttggaAATAGACCTGTCGAGTGGTtacgtaaaataaattatgatagtaatttttgcaataaaatgGATTATCATCTTAGTGACGCATTTAATATGATTATACTTGATGCTATAAAACCTGTTGAACCACTAGCTGTGTTATGTCACGGGGACTTCACACGTAGCAACATGCTTTTCCGTGAGCTGTCTTTTGCTGACGATGGTAATGATTCTGGTGTTGATAATGGTGATGaagaagaaaagaaaagaTTAGAGGTAAtgttaaggg ACTTTGGTATGATAAGATACGCATCCCCATCAATTGACCTCTCGACGTTGCTTTACTTAAATTGCACCTCAGAAGACAGAAAGAATAGATTCGATAAGATATTTCTGGCTTATCACGACGCACTACTGGATTATCTTACTAAAGCTGAGTTAATTGACCTGAGCCGATACTCATTTGAAAAGATGCTCGAGGATTATAAGCGACGTGCTGCTTACGGTTTTATTGTTGCATTATACTTTTTACCGGTTTTATACGGTTTTGGTGATGACCCAGATAAAAACAATGATACTACAGCTTCTACAATCGCAACTGCTAGTTCCAAGGATAATAAAGATTTAACAACGATTACATGGGCGGGTGGTGATGCTATGTCAGCTATGTTTGCTGATATGTTATTAGAGTTAAAAGATACCGGTTGTTTAAATCacattattttatga
- the LOC130666820 gene encoding uncharacterized protein LOC130666820 isoform X1, protein MGRDSRKVSRELRSSEKINKSRSVKRKNVFNPKTAERDESIQSTSSKKLKQNTEDDVPEDSSTEFRIINFIQVFTAISALIKCKKCDGNVVFQTASTRGLGFKIVVACNNCGNEYIPSCSFVGHSYEINRRFIFVMRILGIGYEGLCKFCGLMDMPSFLDKSTHTILLKQILNCSKAVAETFMTKAVNEEKQAMPTTENEDINHLTVSGDGTWQKRGYTSSFGVSSIIGYFTGKILDINIKSAYCKLCEYWKKKTNTVEFEEWYQSHEDVCSANHQGSSGKMEVDAMVEMFSYSETKYGVKYANYIGDGDSKTYSGIIKSDPYENTTVNKKECIGHVQKRMGSRLRTLKSKQKGLGGRGKLTGKLIDKLTVYYGLAIRRHCDSIENMKSAIMATFYHYGSSDEKPNHDMCPKGEESWCSYQRAEARGELDTFSHDYSPLPSDVLKAIKPIYEDLSNENLLSRCVGGFNQNNNESFNQLVWKICPKTVNTSFTIVQIAAYVAMCIFNEGINSLLVLMNTLGLNCGPNSHRYAERMDAARIKVADKRANDNTREGRLQRRHQQIDILEAAMSAEELLYGPGIDDSV, encoded by the exons atgggacgtgattctagaaaggtttcaagagaacttcggagttctgaaaaaattaataagtcgcgttcagtcaaaagaaagaatgtttttaatccgaaaacagccgaacgtgatgaaagtattcagagtacatcttctaaaaaattaaaacaaaacactgaagatgatgtacctgaagacagcagtactgaatttcgaataataaattttattcaggtattcactgcaatttctgctcttataaaatgtaaaaaatgtgatggaaatgtagtgtttcaaacagcaagtacacgtgggctgggattcaaaattgtagttgcatgtaataactgtggaaatgaatatattccttcctgttctttcgttgggcattcttatgaaataaacagacgtttcatttttgtaatgagaatactaggaataggatacgaaggattgtgcaagttttgcggcctgatggacatgccgtcttttttagataaatctacgcatacaattttactgaaacagattttgaattgtagtaaagccgtcgcagaaaccttcatgacgaaagctgtgaatgaagaaaagcaagcaatgccaacaactgaaaatgaagatataaatcatctaactgtatcgggagatggaacctggcaaaaacggggatatacatcgtcatttggagtttcttctataattggctattttactggaaagattcttgacataaacattaaaagtgcatattgtaagctatgtgagtattggaaaaaaaaaacaaatactgttgagttcgaggaatggtatcaatcgcatgaagatgtgtgttctgctaatcatcaagggtcttctgggaaaatggaggtggatgcgatggtcgaaatgttttcgtattctgaaactaaatatggagttaagtatgccaactatattggtgatggtgactccaagacctattcaggaattataaaatcagatccttacgaaaatacaactgtaaataaaaaggaatgtatagggcatgtccaaaagcggatggggagtcgattacgtacgctgaagagtaaacaaaaaggtcttggtggtcgaggtaagctcacaggaaaattaatagacaaactaactgtgtactatggtttagcaatacgccggcattgtgattctattgaaaatatgaaatctgctataatggcaaccttttatcactacggctcgagtgatgaaaaaccgaatcatgatatgtgtccaaaaggcgaagaatcttggtgctcttaccagcgcgctgaagcaagaggagagcttgataccttttctcacgattattctcctttaccttctgatgttttaaaagctatcaagcctatatacgaagatcttagtaatgaaaatttactttcaagatgtgtaggtggattcaatcagaataataatgaaagctttaaccaactagtatggaaaatatgcccaaaaacggtaaatactagttttactatcgtacaaatagctgcatacgttgctatgtgtatatttaatgagggtataaattcattattagtcttgatgaatacactaggacttaattgtgggcctaattctcatcggtatgcagaaagaatggatgctgcacgtatcaaagtagcagataagcgcgctaatgataacacccgagaaggtcgattgcaacgtaggcaccagcaaatcgatattttggaagctgctatgtcggctgaagagctattatatggtccaggaatagatgactcagt atga
- the LOC130666820 gene encoding uncharacterized protein LOC130666820 isoform X2 — translation MGRDSRKVSRELRSSEKINKSRSVKRKNVFNPKTAERDESIQSTSSKKLKQNTEDDVPEDSSTEFRIINFIQVFTAISALIKCKKCDGNVVFQTASTRGLGFKIVVACNNCGNEYIPSCSFVGHSYEINRRFIFVMRILGIGYEGLCKFCGLMDMPSFLDKSTHTILLKQILNCSKAVAETFMTKAVNEEKQAMPTTENEDINHLTVSGDGTWQKRGYTSSFGVSSIIGYFTGKILDINIKSAYCKLCEYWKKKTNTVEFEEWYQSHEDVCSANHQGSSGKMEVDAMVEMFSYSETKYGVKYANYIGDGDSKTYSGIIKSDPYENTTVNKKECIGHVQKRMGSRLRTLKSKQKGLGGRGKLTGKLIDKLTVYYGLAIRRHCDSIENMKSAIMATFYHYGSSDEKPNHDMCPKGEESWCSYQRAEARGELDTFSHDYSPLPSDVLKAIKPIYEDLSNENLLSRCVGGFNQNNNESFNQLVWKICPKTDLIVGLILIGMQKEWMLHVSK, via the exons atgggacgtgattctagaaaggtttcaagagaacttcggagttctgaaaaaattaataagtcgcgttcagtcaaaagaaagaatgtttttaatccgaaaacagccgaacgtgatgaaagtattcagagtacatcttctaaaaaattaaaacaaaacactgaagatgatgtacctgaagacagcagtactgaatttcgaataataaattttattcaggtattcactgcaatttctgctcttataaaatgtaaaaaatgtgatggaaatgtagtgtttcaaacagcaagtacacgtgggctgggattcaaaattgtagttgcatgtaataactgtggaaatgaatatattccttcctgttctttcgttgggcattcttatgaaataaacagacgtttcatttttgtaatgagaatactaggaataggatacgaaggattgtgcaagttttgcggcctgatggacatgccgtcttttttagataaatctacgcatacaattttactgaaacagattttgaattgtagtaaagccgtcgcagaaaccttcatgacgaaagctgtgaatgaagaaaagcaagcaatgccaacaactgaaaatgaagatataaatcatctaactgtatcgggagatggaacctggcaaaaacggggatatacatcgtcatttggagtttcttctataattggctattttactggaaagattcttgacataaacattaaaagtgcatattgtaagctatgtgagtattggaaaaaaaaaacaaatactgttgagttcgaggaatggtatcaatcgcatgaagatgtgtgttctgctaatcatcaagggtcttctgggaaaatggaggtggatgcgatggtcgaaatgttttcgtattctgaaactaaatatggagttaagtatgccaactatattggtgatggtgactccaagacctattcaggaattataaaatcagatccttacgaaaatacaactgtaaataaaaaggaatgtatagggcatgtccaaaagcggatggggagtcgattacgtacgctgaagagtaaacaaaaaggtcttggtggtcgaggtaagctcacaggaaaattaatagacaaactaactgtgtactatggtttagcaatacgccggcattgtgattctattgaaaatatgaaatctgctataatggcaaccttttatcactacggctcgagtgatgaaaaaccgaatcatgatatgtgtccaaaaggcgaagaatcttggtgctcttaccagcgcgctgaagcaagaggagagcttgataccttttctcacgattattctcctttaccttctgatgttttaaaagctatcaagcctatatacgaagatcttagtaatgaaaatttactttcaagatgtgtaggtggattcaatcagaataataatgaaagctttaaccaactagtatggaaaatatgcccaaaaacg gacttaattgtgggcctaattctcatcggtatgcagaaagaatggatgctgcacgtatcaaagtag